GAACGCGAACCTGCTCTCGATGGCCGTCTCCTACGCCGAGGCCAACGACTGCGAGGGGGTGTTCATCGGCGCACACAGCGAGGACTTTTCGGGGTATCCCGACTGTCGACCCGAGTTCTTCGACGCCTTCGAACGGGTGGTCGACGTCGGGACGAAACCGGACACGGAGATCACCATCGAAGCGCCCTTCGTCGAGTACTCGAAGACCGACATCGCCGAGCACGGAGTCGACCTTGAGGTCCCGTACGAACACACGTGGAGCTGTTACCGCGAGAACGAACCCGCCTGTGGAACCTGCGACTCGTGTGCGTTCCGCCTGCAAGCGTTCCAGAACATCGGCGTTCGCGATCCGATCGAGTACGCCGAACGGCCGTCGTACATCGACGCGTAGCACTTCCAGCAGCGATCGCTCGATCGAACGTTACTCTTTCCGTTCTCCGTCTCCCTCGTCGGCAACGGCTCGCCGGCGGAGCCACTCGAGGGAGAGTGCGCCGCCGGCGACGCCGACGCCCGTGGTGAATCCGGGCGTGCCGTCGGTACCGTCGTCGGATTCGGTCGCTCCGCTTTCGGGTGCGGTCTCGCTCTCGTTTTCGGCTGCGGTCGTCTCGTCTCCGGAGGAGTTTCTCTCCCCCTCTTGGGCTGCGGGCGTCTCGTTTCCGGACGAGTTGTCCGTCCCGTCTTGGACTGTGGTAGTCTCGTTTTCGGAGGGGTTTACGCCTCCGTCTTCGGTCGTATCGTTTTCGACGGGGCTCTCCGCTTCGTCTTCGGTTGTGGTGGACTCGTCTTCGGGGGCGTCCTCGTTTCCGCCTCCAGCCGCGCTGCGAATCGCGTGCAGGGCATCGCCGCTCGCGTAGACGGTTTCGTCGATGACCGCCACCTGATTCGGACGCGCATCGATGTTGATTTTCCACCGTTGGTCCCCGTTCGCGTGGTTGAACGCGACGACGCCGGTCTCCGTCGCCGTCTCTTCGAAACCGACGTAGACGGATTTGTCGTCAACGGCCACCGTACCGAGTGAAAGCGCACGTACCGATCGAAGCCAGATACCGTCTCCCGTTTTTCGGTCGTAGCCGGTGATAACCCTGTGCTCGTCGTCGTCACGGGTATCGTCTTTACGAACGGTGTAGATGCGGTCGTCGGTGAGAGCATCGACCGAGTGGCCGGGAACGGTCGCCCGTTCGGTGCCAGTGTCCGTCTCGAAAATCGTCACGGTGTCGGCTTTGACGACGGCGACGAACCCGTCTGCGGCGACCGCCGGCCCGGAGAACGTACTGGCTGCCCAGTTCTCCCGAATCGTGTCCGTCCACCGTTCGTCCCCGGTTTCGACGTCCCGTGCGAACAGCCGATTGTTGCTCAGGACGAAGACCGTCCCATCCGCGACGGCAACCGGGTTTCTCTGGAGTGGATCGTCGTGTTCCCGATCGTCGTCGAACGTCGCCGGTTCCGGCTCGAAGCTCCATTGTTTCTCACCGGTATGCGCGTCGAGGCAGTACAGGACCCTATCAGCGACGAGAAAGACTCGCTCGTCCGCGACGATGGGTGCCAGATTCGTCTCGTAGCCGAGGTCTCCGAGCTGCCAGCGGATTTCCCCGGTCGCAGCGTCGAGGGCGGTCAGGTCCGGATCCCCCCGCTCGCCGCTGACGTACACGGTATCGTACGCCACCGCCGGTGACCCCGCCGCCGCCATCGGTTCCGCGTGCTCCTCCCTCGTGACTCCGTTTTTCCACTCGAGGGAGCCGTCGGTTGCGTCGACCGCGTGTACCTGACCGTCGGCCGTGAGATAGATCGTCCCGTCGACGACGGCGAACGGACCGCCGTGGTCGTACTCCCAGGCGGTCGTCACCGGCGGTTCCGGTCCCGTTGCCCGCGAAACGTAGCCGGTGTTCCCCGCGTTCCCGCGAGTGGATACCCACCCGTTCGAATCGCTGGATACCGCCGTCCCGTCGTCGCCTTCTTCGGCGGCGGTTTCGTTGGCAGTTACTACGCCCCACGCGGGGGCGGTCCCGGCGGCTATCGCGAGTCCGGTACCCTTCAACACGTCCCGTCTCTCGTACTCGGTCATGGTCCTACTCGAAGACAGGCATCGAGGGGGGTTACTTATCGATCCGATAGGACTGTTTCACCGAGGAACACGGTTCGAAAAAATCGATTATCCAGTTCGATAGTCGACGACGGCGGTTCGACGACGCGCGTTCCTAGGGGTGTCCGGAGGTTACCACGCTCGCTCGAGGATTCCCTCGAGATCCTCGAGCGAGGGATCGAGTCTCGGCGGCGCGTTCGGCATGAAGTGATCTGCCAGCACCCACTCGGCGACGACGGGGAACTCGTCGGGCTCGGGTCCGTCGACGTCGCGCAGTCGCGACGGGAGGCCGAGTCCGTCTCGGATCTCGGTGACCGCCTCGATGACCGCAGCGCCGTGATCCGCGGCGTTGCCGACGCCGAGTGCGTTCGCGAGCGTCCCCGCTCGAGCGTCCACGCCGTCCTGTTCGAAGAGGTACTCGAGGACGTGCGGAACGATGACGGCGTGGGCGGTTCCCTGTTGTACGTCGTACGTCCGCGTGAGTCCGTGCCCGAAGGCGTGGACGATCGAGAGCATCGTCTCGCCGGGTCGAGAGATGCCGTACTGAACCAGCACGATCCCCTCGAGGACCGTTTCGAACGTCTCGGTATCGCGCTCGCCGTCGCCGAACGCGCGGAGGCCGTCTTCGAGTTTCTCGAGGCCGTGTCCGGCCGTGGCGTCGGTCACCGGTGTCGACGTGGCGGCGTAGATCGCCTCGAGTCCCTTGTCGAAGCCGTTCATGGCCGACCCGGCGAGGATCGAGTCGGGGGTGGTCGCGACCAGTTCCGGATCGTAAACCGCAGCGGCGGGCATGAGGCCCGGATCGGAGATCCCGCCGCTGACGTCCGCTTCTACCAGCCCCGAATCGGGTGTCGCGGTGATCCCCGCACCCATGGAGAGATCGGCACCGGCGAGGGTCGTCGGAATCGCCACGATCGGGATCAGTCCCGAATCGGGAACGGTGATCGTGCCCGTCTCGGCGAACGCTGCACCGATATCCGCTGGCTCCCGGTCGCTCGCTGCGAGCACGCTGATCGCCTTCGCGACGTCGAGGCTGCTGCCGCCGCCGAGGCTGACGAGCGCGTCGGCCCCCGCGTCCTCGAGGCGGGCGAGCCCGTCGAACGCGGTTTCCAGACGCTTCTTCGGCGTCGTTTCGTCGAACACGCCACCGAGCCGATCGCCGAGCCCCGCCGTGACCGGATCGATCACCTCGGGCGTGCTCCCGACCGTCGACCCGCAGACGACGAGTCCTCGCTCGAGACCCTGCGCCTCGAGTTCGGTCTCGAGGTCGTCGACGCAGCCGGATCCGAACCTGATCGTCGACGGCTCGTACTCGAATCGAAAGGACGGATCTCGGTTTCGGCGACGGTTGCTCGACCGTGGTGGAGTCATGCTCGTCCGTACGGAGCGAGGGGTGTTAAAAGCGAGAACATCGGCGATCGACGGTTGATTCGTTCGAGCGATACGCTGTCGGGAGACCCGGTTACGGGAGCCGCCGTCACCGTCCGGCGATGCCACCGCACTGCCGACTCGTCGACGGTATCGCGAGCAGTGAGAAACCAGGAGCGGTGACCGTGAACGGATATGATAGAACTCCTATAGATTGATAGTTATTGACTACCAAGGGCCAACTATGGACCGTCGAAGGTTCATCACCCACGTAGGAGCGGGACTTGGGGCCGCTGGCTACGGGGGCACGACGGTTAGCGCACAGGGCGACGATCCGGCGCTGTTCGAAGTGACGTTCGTCGGGACGAACTCGCCCGTCGGTGGGGGCGAACTGCTCGAGGT
The genomic region above belongs to Natronorubrum halophilum and contains:
- a CDS encoding iron-containing alcohol dehydrogenase family protein, giving the protein MTPPRSSNRRRNRDPSFRFEYEPSTIRFGSGCVDDLETELEAQGLERGLVVCGSTVGSTPEVIDPVTAGLGDRLGGVFDETTPKKRLETAFDGLARLEDAGADALVSLGGGSSLDVAKAISVLAASDREPADIGAAFAETGTITVPDSGLIPIVAIPTTLAGADLSMGAGITATPDSGLVEADVSGGISDPGLMPAAAVYDPELVATTPDSILAGSAMNGFDKGLEAIYAATSTPVTDATAGHGLEKLEDGLRAFGDGERDTETFETVLEGIVLVQYGISRPGETMLSIVHAFGHGLTRTYDVQQGTAHAVIVPHVLEYLFEQDGVDARAGTLANALGVGNAADHGAAVIEAVTEIRDGLGLPSRLRDVDGPEPDEFPVVAEWVLADHFMPNAPPRLDPSLEDLEGILERAW
- a CDS encoding outer membrane protein assembly factor BamB family protein; the protein is MTEYERRDVLKGTGLAIAAGTAPAWGVVTANETAAEEGDDGTAVSSDSNGWVSTRGNAGNTGYVSRATGPEPPVTTAWEYDHGGPFAVVDGTIYLTADGQVHAVDATDGSLEWKNGVTREEHAEPMAAAGSPAVAYDTVYVSGERGDPDLTALDAATGEIRWQLGDLGYETNLAPIVADERVFLVADRVLYCLDAHTGEKQWSFEPEPATFDDDREHDDPLQRNPVAVADGTVFVLSNNRLFARDVETGDERWTDTIRENWAASTFSGPAVAADGFVAVVKADTVTIFETDTGTERATVPGHSVDALTDDRIYTVRKDDTRDDDEHRVITGYDRKTGDGIWLRSVRALSLGTVAVDDKSVYVGFEETATETGVVAFNHANGDQRWKINIDARPNQVAVIDETVYASGDALHAIRSAAGGGNEDAPEDESTTTEDEAESPVENDTTEDGGVNPSENETTTVQDGTDNSSGNETPAAQEGERNSSGDETTAAENESETAPESGATESDDGTDGTPGFTTGVGVAGGALSLEWLRRRAVADEGDGERKE
- the queC gene encoding 7-cyano-7-deazaguanine synthase QueC; amino-acid sequence: MTETTHSTTDEPTDKRAVVLLSGGMDSATAAVEARERGYEIYALHTSYGQRTEDRELECARRLADELDAAEFLRIETGHLAEIGASSLTDDEMTVDDADMESDEIPTSYVPFRNANLLSMAVSYAEANDCEGVFIGAHSEDFSGYPDCRPEFFDAFERVVDVGTKPDTEITIEAPFVEYSKTDIAEHGVDLEVPYEHTWSCYRENEPACGTCDSCAFRLQAFQNIGVRDPIEYAERPSYIDA